From the genome of Scytonema hofmannii PCC 7110, one region includes:
- a CDS encoding Uma2 family endonuclease yields MLEYKLPRYLPSAEELPDSDETPVDNELQELLPGLLKATLLMLWSERMDWFFGIDMGIYSHPDEPPIVPDGFLSLGVERFYDEELRPSYALWDENVVPILALEVVSQTYRKEYSAKKDEYATLGVLYYVIYSSRRRRKPRLEVHKLVNGEYVLQQGNPVWMPEIVLGIGCERGSYGGITREWLYWYNEHQQRYPTPQEQVKIAEQQAQAEAQRAEKLAAKLRELNIDPDNI; encoded by the coding sequence ATGCTAGAGTACAAATTGCCGCGATATCTACCTTCGGCAGAAGAACTGCCCGACTCGGACGAAACACCTGTGGATAACGAACTGCAAGAATTATTACCAGGACTGTTAAAAGCCACCCTGCTGATGCTTTGGTCAGAGCGGATGGACTGGTTTTTCGGCATTGATATGGGGATTTATAGTCACCCAGATGAACCGCCAATAGTACCAGATGGATTTCTGAGTTTGGGTGTCGAAAGATTTTATGATGAAGAGTTACGTCCAAGTTATGCACTTTGGGATGAAAATGTAGTCCCAATTTTAGCTTTAGAAGTGGTATCCCAAACTTATCGTAAAGAATACAGTGCCAAAAAAGATGAGTATGCAACACTAGGCGTACTCTACTATGTAATTTACTCATCGCGACGCCGTCGCAAACCTCGCTTAGAAGTACATAAACTAGTAAACGGTGAGTACGTATTACAGCAGGGAAACCCAGTTTGGATGCCAGAAATAGTGTTGGGAATTGGCTGTGAACGGGGAAGTTATGGCGGAATTACTCGCGAGTGGCTGTATTGGTACAACGAACACCAACAGCGATATCCAACACCCCAAGAACAGGTCAAAATAGCTGAACAGCAAGCTCAAGCCGAAGCACAACGGGCTGAAAAACTGGCTGCCAAATTACGCGAGTTGAATATTGACCCTGATAATATTTAG
- a CDS encoding CBS domain-containing protein has product MVTKKLLSDAIRQGSEDLTCVMLQNFPKANANTSLENIFHLYQQERTVAVVDDEEKFQGVVEASDVLASIENNLRTPNQT; this is encoded by the coding sequence ATGGTTACGAAAAAATTGCTTTCTGACGCAATCCGACAAGGAAGTGAAGACCTGACTTGTGTGATGCTGCAAAACTTTCCTAAAGCCAATGCTAATACCAGCCTAGAAAATATTTTTCACCTCTACCAACAAGAAAGGACGGTTGCTGTGGTTGATGACGAAGAGAAATTCCAAGGTGTTGTTGAAGCGTCTGATGTTCTTGCTAGTATTGAAAATAATTTGAGAACCCCAAACCAAACTTGA
- a CDS encoding AAA-like domain-containing protein translates to MPSAGFPRSRYVVLESPEGAVPLASCLYIERSNIEQTCYQEILQPRAFIRIFAPRNMGKTSLIARILDYGIRQNYHTVRLSLHHAGTQVFASSDRFLRWFCKNVTQQLGLESRLNDYWDEEMGALINSTIYFQGYLLKEVSNPIVLALDGIDQLFEYPEVASDFFVLLRSWYEETKDISVWQKLRIVIAHAVEVYIPLPTHRSPFNVGLAIKLPTFSPEQVQDLAERHGLQLTTPELEQLIKLTGGFPYLIQLALYQSTRLEMPLQTLLQDATTNTGIYQQHLQYQLWKQGVSSEIPNLPES, encoded by the coding sequence ATGCCGTCGGCGGGCTTTCCTAGGTCACGCTACGTTGTTCTAGAATCTCCAGAAGGAGCGGTTCCCCTTGCTTCCTGTCTGTACATTGAGCGCTCGAACATCGAACAAACCTGTTATCAAGAAATTCTTCAACCCCGTGCGTTCATTCGCATCTTTGCACCTCGAAACATGGGAAAAACTTCCCTGATTGCACGAATTCTGGATTATGGGATACGTCAGAATTACCACACAGTGCGACTCAGCTTACATCACGCCGGAACACAGGTGTTTGCTTCGAGCGATCGCTTCTTACGCTGGTTTTGTAAAAATGTCACTCAACAGTTGGGTTTGGAATCTAGATTAAATGACTACTGGGACGAGGAAATGGGAGCTTTGATTAACAGCACGATTTATTTTCAGGGCTATCTCCTTAAGGAAGTCTCTAACCCTATCGTTCTAGCACTAGATGGCATCGACCAATTATTTGAGTACCCAGAAGTTGCTAGTGATTTTTTTGTCCTTTTGCGTTCCTGGTATGAGGAAACAAAAGACATTTCAGTTTGGCAGAAGTTACGAATTGTTATCGCTCATGCCGTTGAAGTTTACATTCCCTTACCCACCCATCGCTCTCCATTTAATGTGGGATTGGCGATCAAATTGCCAACCTTTAGCCCAGAACAGGTGCAGGATTTAGCCGAACGTCACGGACTTCAACTCACGACGCCTGAACTTGAGCAGTTAATAAAGCTGACTGGGGGCTTCCCGTATTTAATTCAACTAGCATTGTATCAAAGTACACGTTTAGAGATGCCTCTGCAAACGTTACTGCAAGATGCTACGACCAATACTGGAATCTATCAACAACATCTTCAGTATCAGTTGTGGAAGCAGGGTGTTTCATCAGAAATTCCAAATCTTCCTGAGAGTTAA